The nucleotide window AGGAGGCGCTGCCAATCGAATCCTGCGTTGAAGATGGCCACCCGGCGACCGCGCAGAACCTCGCGAAGCTTGGGCCAGAAGTACGCGAGGGTCGGCAGGTCGGCAAGATCGGCGTCGCTGATGCCGTGAATCTCCTGAGCCTTTGCCGTGACTGGGCAGCTCGGGCGCATGCGTGCGTTGAACAGCGTGCGTCCCCAGGCGTCCACAATGCCCAGCTCGATCACTTCACCGGTAAGACTTGTCGTCTCGGTGTCGAGCACGGCCAGCATGGGGTCAGTCGCGAGGTCCTGGAACACGTCGAGGGCGGCCTGCTGTTTTTGGGTGGGGGTCGGAATCATCGTGAAGCTCCTTTGTCGTGGCGGGCGATCTGGATGTCCTGCAGCACGGTGTTCATCTGGTCGGCGATGGCCCACTGGGTTGAGGTGCTGGCCCCGGCCTCACTCGCCTTCACGAGGTCGCGGGCGTAGTCCTGCAACTCCGACCACTCGTCTAGGACGGGGTAACTGCTGCGGGTCGTCTTCGGGTGGATCAGGTCGGCGGCGTAGCGGACCCAGTGACGGAGGGCGGGCTTGGTCTGCCATTCGAGTTCGCTCACGTAGGCCCCAAGGGGAAGCGGGG belongs to Deinococcus sp. Leaf326 and includes:
- a CDS encoding 3'-5' exonuclease; its protein translation is MIPTPTQKQQAALDVFQDLATDPMLAVLDTETTSLTGEVIELGIVDAWGRTLFNARMRPSCPVTAKAQEIHGISDADLADLPTLAYFWPKLREVLRGRRVAIFNAGFDWQRLLQSLDVHVPTWQSDDLDLVSDLMERSACVMLAYAPIAADWDTRWAEYRWPKLERACAQRKVETFDLRKHAALDDALATLRLIQATATLTTADVPWIGNEAGIVLRATT